From Mycobacterium colombiense CECT 3035:
GGGTTCGCGATAGCGCCGGAGCTGGTCCGCACCGTGCTGCGCGACGGCGAGCCGGACTGGGTCAACACCATCTTCCTGTCGACCCGGTTCAGGGCCTGGCGGGTCGGCGGCTACAACGAGTACCTCTACACGTTCTTCAAATGCCTGACCGACGAACGGATCGCCTACGCCGACGGCTGGTTCGCCGAGACCCACGACGACTCGGCCTCGGTCACGCTGGACGGCTGGGAGATTCAGCGCCGCTGCCCGCACCTCAAGGCCGACCTGTCGAAATTCGGCGTGGTCGAAGGAAACACGTTGACCTGCAACCTGCATGGCTGGCAGTGGCGACTCGACGACGGGCGCTGCCTGACCGCGAAGGGTCACCAGCTGCGGAGTTCGCGGGCGTGAACGACTCCTACGACGACGGACTGGTCCAGCTGGACCGCGCGGCGATCACGTTGCGCCGCTACCACTTTCCGTCGGGCACGTCGAAGGTGATCACGCTCGACGCGATCCGCGGGTACAAGGCCGAAGACCTGGGCATCTTCACCCAGCGGTTCCGGATCTGGGGCAGCTCGGACTTTCGCCGCTGGCTCCCGCTGGACATCGGCAGGCCCTTCAAGTCGACGCTGATCACGCTGGATGTGCCGGGCACGCGACCCTCCCCCGCCTTCACCCCGGCGCGCCCCGACGAGTTCACCGACCTGTTGGACGAGCTGCTCCGGCGGCGCGGCTAGGACGCGCGCGACTGCGCGAATGGCCGGCTGCCGCGCCGGCAGTTGGCCACCCGGGCGTAGACCGATTTCATGGCCGCGACGTAGCCGGCGATGGATTGGCCCGCGATCGGGTTGTCCGGGAACAGCACCGTTACCTTGGTTTCCTGCTGCAGCCGGGTCACCCACATCGACACCTGATGCGACACCCGTCCTTCGTCATAGATCCGGAAGTTCAAGTCGGAGTTGGCAACAGATGACAACGGGGCGATGCTGGCATCCAGGAACGACATGACGAAATTGCCCGGCCGCGGCCTGCCGAGGCCCGCCTGTGGGGGCGCCAACTGCAGCACGCGGTCGAACGGCACGGTGGCCAGCTCGATGCCGGAATCGAAGGACACCTGCGCGCAGCGCGCCACGTCGTCGAAATGGCCCGCGGCGTCGGGCACGCTCACCGGGACCAGGCCGGTGAACCAGCCCGTGGTCATCAGCTCCGTCGGCGTCCTGCGGGTATCGGTCGTCGTGACGACGGAAAAGCTTCCGGCACCGGTCAATTGGTGCTGGGTGAGGGCGGCGCAACCGAACACCCCGCCGCTGAACCGGGCCCCGGCGGCGACGCACGCGGCCTCGAAGCGGTCGGTCTCGTGCTCGTCCATCAGCGTCTCGGTGACCAGCCGGCCGGCATACGGCACCGACAGGTCGCCCAGCGCCAACGGGAAGTGCGGCAGGGTCCCGCCGTTGCCGGCGGCGAAATCGATCCATCGCCGCACCGCCGGGGAGTTCGGCGTCAGGGCGCTCATCTCCGCGCGCTGGCGCTCGCAGTAATCGCCGTAGCGGCCCGCTTCCGGAAGTTCGATCGGCGCGTCGCCACCCACCAGGGCCGCGTACATCAGATGGATTTCGCTGAACAGCACGCCGACGATCATGGGATCGACGCACAGGTGGGCGATGCTCGCATAAAAGGTGAAGCGGTCAGCGCCCTGGACGACGCCGAAGAAGAAACAGTCCCACTGCAGCGGGTGCGGCGACGAGATGTGCTCGCGCAATTCCCGCGGCGTCATGCCCGCGTGCTCCACCGGAACCAGCTCGATGTCGGCCGGATCGGCCATGGTGTGGCGCACGATGCGCTCGGCGTCGTCGCACTCGAACCAACTGTGGTACGTGTCGTGGCGGCGGATGTGGGCGTTGATCGCGTAATTCATGGCGCGGACATCGCACCGGCCGGGGATATCCCACGTGAAGATCATCAGCCGCGACATGTCCAGGCCACGGGCGCGATGATCGCTGTACCGGCGAAGGTGCTGGGCTTGCTGATAGCTGGGCGGCACCGTACTGACTGGCGCTTCGCACGCTTTGGCGTTTGCCGCGGGGGTTGCGTGCCAACAGATCACGGGGCCCGGATCGGGGATCCAGTCGCGGAGCGTCGTTATGCCGAACATCGAATGCGTCTGCACCTCCGCGCTATTCGGCCGGGTCCGGCTCGCGTTCGCACGGCCCGCCAGCCAAGGTGTTCGGCGGGCCACGGCACCGTACCCACCGAAACCCGTTGCGGGGACGCAGGTAACGGCCGACCGGACCGGCATGCCCAGCCGCCCCGAATGGTCAGCATAACGGATGAGGCGGGCGGGCGCATCAGCAAAACGCCCGGGGAGGGCGTTACGCAGAAATGAACGACGGATTACGAACTGCCCCTTGTTCATGGCGTTTTCATCGATGTGCGCGGTGGTTGCCACCGCGTCCGCCTCCATAACGCCCGCCGGCGGAGTACGGTTGCCCAGCATGTGGATCACCGTGCTGATACTGGCGGGTTCGGTGATCTTCGAGCCGATCCGGCTCGGCTTGGTGGTTTTGTTGCTGAGTAGGAAACGTCCGCTCCGGCAGCTGTTGGTGTTCTGTTGCGGCGGCCTCACAATGGGCTCCGGTGTGGGCCTGGTCGTGTTGTTCGTGCTGCGGGCCGCGCCGGTGTTCGGACATGTGAGCGTGGCGCAGGTCCAACTCGCCTCGGGATTCGTCGCTTTGCTGATCGCCGCCGCGATCGCCGCAAACACCGTGCGGCACAAGCCCGTCCGGCGATCTCCAGCGAACGCCGAGGCCGCCGGCGGCGGAGTTGCTCTGCTGGAACGGACGCAGCCCGGCGCCCTGGCGAAGTTGACCGGCCGGGCACGCGCCTTCCTGCAGGGTGACTCGCTGCGGGTGGCGTGGGTTAGCGGCCTGGGGGCGGCGCTGCCGTCGGCCAACTACATGGCGTCGATGGCCGCCATCCTCGCGTCCCACGCCGGGGCGGTCACGCAGGCTCAGGCCGTCGTGGCGTACAACCTGGTGGCGTTCACCGTGGCGGAGATCCCGCTTGTCAGTTGCCTACTCGCGCCGCGCCGGACCCGCGCGTCGATGGTCGCGCTGCAGACCTGGTTGCGTTCCCGTACCCGGGGCGACATCGCCGCGTTGATCGCGACAGGCGGCGCCGCGATGCTCGCGCTTGGGTTGACCAGCCTTTAGGCCGGGGTAGACTTCCGTGCTGAGCTGCCAACCGCCCAATCCGACTGACCGAGGCAGGTAGCGCGAATTGTTCTGCCACACCGTGAATGGGCTGCTGGCCGGGTCGGCCGCGGCGGGAATGCTCGCCGTGTCAATGACTTTCGGGGATGGTGTGGCGTCCGCCGATACCGCGTTGATCGTCCCGGGCACCGCGCCCTCCCCCTACGGCCCGCTCCGGTCGCTCTACCACTTCAACCCCGCGACGGCGCCGCAGATCGACGCGAACTACTACAGCCCGGACGCCACCCGGCGCGTCATCTCCTACCCCGCCAGCTTCTGGCCGGTCACCGGACTGAACTCGCCGACGGTCGACAGCTCGGTCAACACCGGAACCAACAACCTCGATGCGGCCATCCGCGGCACCGGCGGGCCCATCTCCGTGGCCGGCCTGTCGCAGGGCACGCTGGCGCTGGATCGTGAACAGGCCCGCCTGGCGCGCGATCCCGGCGCACCGCCGCCGGATCAACTGACCTTCATCAAGGCGGGCGACCCGAACAACCTGCTGGCCAAGGCGTTCGGGCCGGGGGCGCACGTGCCCATCATCGACTACACCGTGCCGCAGCCGGTGGAAAGCCAGTACCGCACCGTCAACATCGTCGGCCAGTACGACCCGTTTTCCGATCCGCCCAACCACCCGGGCAACCTGCTCGCCGACCTGAACGCGATCTGCGCGGGCGGGTATTACGGCCACAGCGCCACGGCGTTCTCCGATCCGTCCCGGGTGGCGCCCTGGGACATCAGGCGGGAAACCAACAGCCTGGGCGGCACCACCACGACCTACTTCATCCGCAACCCGCAGCTGCCGCTGGCGCGCGCCCTGGTGGACGGCGCCGGCATGCCGCCGGAGGCGGTCGGTCCGATCGACGCGGCGCTGCGCCCGCTCATCGACCGGGCGTACGACCCGGGTCCCGCGCACAATCCCGTGCAGATCATCAACGGGATCGCCCATATCCCCACCATCTTCACCGCGGTCAACGTCCCCCTGCGGGCGACCTCGTGGGGGCTCAACGCGGCATCCGGCGCCCTCGGCGTCGCCAACGCGGCCCGCGGCGTCGGCGCGCTCACCTCCGGCCCGAGGGTCGGGCCTCGGGTCGGGCCCAAACTCATCAAGGGCAAGGGCCTGCTCCCGACGGCCGCCCGCCTGCTGCTCAGGAGCAAGAGGTAGGCGTCAGAGCCGCAGCCCCTCGTGCGGTGAGAAGCCGACCAGATCGTCGAGCATCCAGCGCGGCGACCTCTCCGAGTCGGGCAGCAGGGGCTTGCGCGAGCGCGGGCCGCGGCGGCGTCGCGGCCGCCGAACGATCGGCCGCCAGCCCGTGGGCCTCCACCAGTTCGCTTGTCCCACAAGCACTGCGATCGCCGGCACCGTGACGGTGCGCAACAAGAACGTGTCCAGCAGCAGCCCGGCGCCCAGCACGAAGCCGCTCTGGATGACGTTGGTCAAGCTGGCGAACACCAGCCCGAACATCGAGGCGGCCATGATCAGCCCCGCCGCGGTGATCACCCCGCCGGTCGATCCGACGGTGCGGATGACACCGGATCGCATGCCGAGCTTGGACTCGTCGCGCATCCGCGAGATCAGCAGCATGTTGTAGTCGGCGCCCACCGCGACCAAGATGACGAAGGTCAATCCCGGCACGCTCCAATGCATTTCCCCACCGAGGAGGAACTGGAAGACGATGACGCCGATGCCGAGGGCCGACAGGTAGGAGACGATCACCGAACCGATCAGGTACAGCGGCGCAACCACCGCGCGCAGCAGCGCGATCAGAATGAGCAGCACGACGCCGACCGTCATCATGATGATCAAGCGCAGGTCATGTCCGTAGTAGTCGCGAGTCTCCTTGACGAAGACGGGTAGCCCCACCGTCGATACCGCGGCATCGGCCAGCGTGGTGTTCGGCTGGGCCCCCGCGGCCGCCGACATCATCGCGCTGACCTGATCCATCGCGGCGCCGCTGAACGGGTTGAAGTCGGTCTGGATCAGATAGCGCACCGCGTGCCCGTCGGGCGAGACGAAGGCGGCCGCGAACTTCCTCAGTTGTTCGGTGTTCGTCCCGCCCAACAGCCCCTGCACCTCGCCCGGCAGCGCGGCGGGCCGGTCGCCGGCGCCGGTCGCGTACGACAACGCCTGCGCGGGAATGTAAAAGCCCGACATCGCCGGCGTCGTCGCGTCGTTTTTCATGCCCATCAGGAACGCCGACGCCTCGCCCAGCCCGAAGCCCATCTTCTTGACCTGGTCGACCAGTTGCGCCACCCCGTCGGCCAGCTGCCGGCTGCCGTCGGCCAGCGTGTTGGTGCCCTGCTGCAAGAAGTTGATCTTGGCCCGCATGCCGCCGGGGGTGCCCATGCCCAGCGAGCCCATCGCGCCGATCGCGGTGGACAGCGCGCGGCGCAGCCCGGACACGGTCGCGGCCAGGCTTTGCACGGCCTGGGTCGCCTTCAGCTGTCGAGCCAGCTCGGAGATCTTGCCCAGCGTGCCGTCGTCGCGCGCCGTGACCAGCCGCTGCAGTTCGGTGCGGGCGTTGACGCAGGCGGGTTCGGCGCTGCACATCGGGCTGTTGTCGAGCGCCCCCAGCACCGGGGCGGCCCATTCGGAGTTGTTGGCGACGAAGTTCGAGTTCGCCCCGATCGCGTCGCCGAGCGAGCGCATGCCGCTGACGAGTTTCTCGGCACCGTCGAGTTCGGCGAGCGCGCGATTCCCGCCGAACGCGTTCTGCAGGAAGCCCAGCGCGTCGACCACGCCGCTCACGGCGGACACGGCCTGGTTGACCTGGGTGCGCACGTCGCTGAGCTTGCCGGCCATCAGGTTGGCCCCGCCCGCCAGCTTGTCGAGATCGCCGGTGTGATCGGTGATTTGCCTGGAGCCCTGGTCCAGCTTGTCGCCCACCTCGCCGGCCTGCCAAGACGTCCTGGCCTGCTCCAGCGATTGCCCGGTGGGCCGGGTGATGCCGCGCACGCTCGCCACGCCCGGCACCTGGCTCACCCGCTGCGCCATCTGCTCGAGGTCGGCCAGCGCCCTGGGCGTCCGCAGGTCGTGTGGCGACTGGATGACCAGGTACTCCGGAATGATCAGGTTGGGCGGGAAGTGCCGGTCGAGTGCGGCGTAGCCGACGGAGCTTGCGGCGGAGGCCGGCAGCGCCTGGCGTTCGTCGTAGTTGTAGTGCGCCAATCCCGCGCAGCCGGCCAGGATCGCCAGCACCAGCACGCTGGCCAGCAGATGTGCCTTGGGCTTGCGGACGATCTGGATGCCCGAGCGCCGCCACATGCGGCGGCTGAGGTCGCGGCGCGGGGCGATCCAGCCGCGCCGTCCGGCGAGCACCAACAGCGCCGGCAGCAGGGTCACCGCGGCGGTGAACACGACGATCACCGAGATTCCCAACACCGGCCCGGCGCTTTTCAGAATCCCCAACTGGGCGAAGATCATCCCGAGAAAGGTGACCGCCACGGTGGCCGCGGAGGCCGCGATCACCTTGCCGATCGAGGCCAGCGCCCTGATGACCGCTTGATCCGAATCCAGGCCGTCGCGCAGGTAGTCGTGATAGCGACTGATCAGGAAGACCGCGTAGTCCGTTCCGGCGCCGACCATCATCCCGCTCATGAAGATGGTGGTCTGGTTGGCGATGCCCAGGCCGGCCAGCCCGACCATGGCCACCAGACGCTGAGCCACCGCCACGGACACGCCGATCATGATCAGCGGCAACGCCATGGTGACCGGGTTGCGGTAGATGACGAGCAGGATGACGAACAGCAGCACGACGATCGCCAGCTCGATCCGCGTTCTGTCCCGCTGCCCGGTCAGATTCATGTCGGCGACGGTGGCCGCGGGCCCGGTCATGTTGGCCCTCAACGTGGTTCCCGCGACGGTGCGCTCGACGATGCCGGTCACCCGCGCGTAGGCCTGTTTGGACTGCGGCGAGCTCAGCTCGCCCGGCAGGCCGACCGGCAGGATCCAGGCCTGGCGGTCCTTGCTGGTCATCAGCTCACGCAGCGGCGGTGTGCTGACGAAGTCCTGCAGCATCACCACGTCCCGGGTGTCGGCACGCAGGTCTGCGGCGAGTCTCTTGTAGGTGTCCTCGTCGGCCGGGCTCAGGCCCTTCGCATCGCTGAGCAGCACCACCGCAATGCTTTCCGACGCGGGCTCGTGGAAGACCTTCGTCATGTTCTCGGTCGCGACCAGCACCGGGGCGTCGTTCGGCAGCATGTCCACCGGGTGCCGCTGGGAGATCTCCTGCAGCGACGGCAAGGTCAGCGAGAGCACACCGACGAGCGCAGCCCAGAGAGCGATGACCAGCCACGGCCACCGCGCGATCCAGCCCCCCAGCCGCGGGAAGAGCCCCACCGATTGGTCCGGGCCGGGTTGGCCGCTGTTCGCTGTCCGCCGTGACATTCCCAACCGCCCGCAGCGCTATCGTTCGAGCGTCAGCACGCGGTTTGGCGTAAACGCCCGCGCGACAACGTGTTCCCGCTCGTCTCGGCCGCCATCGGCGATCCGGACGGACGCGGATTTGATGGCCGCCAGGTACCGGCCGACGGAGTCGCGGGCAACCGCGTTGCCCGGCAACAACACGCTGGCCGCGGTCTCGTCGTAGCGGCCCACCATGGTGCTGAGCGGATAGGTGACCCGTCCGTCGCTGTGCGCACCCACGGTCATGCCCTCCAGCAATTTGGTCATCATGGAGAGCGGACTGGCTTGGGCGTCAAAGAAATTCACCAGCGAAAACAGCGGCGGCGGCGGCCGCAGCGACGGCTCCAGCTCGACAACCCGTTCGAAGGGCACCCGCGCCAGCTCGGTGCCGGAGTCGAAGGAGGCCTGCGCGCGCTGCGCGATCTCGCTGAAGGACAATCCGGCGACCGGCACGGTGACCGGGATTTGACCGGTGAACCAGCCCTGTGTGGTCAGGTCTGCCTGGGTGCTGCGGGTGTCCACCGGCGTGATGCCGTAATACGTTGGCGCGCCGGTCAACTCGTTCAGGGCCAGCGCGATGCAGGCGAACATGCCGCCGACGAAACGGGCACCCGCGCCCACGCAGGCGGTCTCGAACCGTTCGGTCTGGCCCTCGTCCAGCAGCGTCATGCTTATCAGGTCGCCGTCGTACGGCGCCGACTGAGCTCCCAGCGGTAGTGGGAATCTCGGGAAGGTGCCGTCGTTGCGTTCGGCGAAGTCGGCCCAGGCGCGCACCTGCGGCGAATCGGCGGTCAGCGCGCCGGTGTGCGCGCGCTGCCGAAGGCAGAAGTCGTCGTAGCTGCCGGCCGGCGGCAGGTCGACGGGCGGGTTCCCCCTGATCAGCTCGGCGTACATCGCCTGGAACTCCATCAGCCCCATCCCCACGAAGTGGCCGTCCGCGTGCAGATGATCGATGCTGGCGAAGAACGTGAAGGTCTCGGCGCGCTGGATGATCCCGAAGCCGAAGCACTCCCAGTGCAGCGAGTCCGGGATGGCCACGATGTGGTCGCACAACGCGGCGCTACCGAGTTCGCCGTGGTCGGTCAGGACGAACTCGATGTCGGTGGGATCGGCGATGGTGTGCCGTACGAAGCGGCCGCCGTCCGGCGAATCCGATTGGTACTCAAACCAACTGCGGTAGGTGTCATGGCGGCGCAGGTGTGTGTTGATGACGTAGCTCATGGCGCGGAGGTCGCAGCGACCGGCAACCTCGACCGAGGCGATGAGCAGCCGGGAGTGGTCCAGCCCGCGGCCGGCCTGGTCGCGCAGGCTGCGCAGATGACGGGCCTGCACGTAGCTGGGCGGCACCTCGCTGACCGGCGCATCGAGGGCCTTGGCACGGGACGACGCTGTGGGGCCCCAGGAGAACAGCGCGCCCGGCGTGGGTTGCCATTCGTCGACCGTGCAGACATGCAATGCCCCGATCCGCACCACCAACTCCTGCCGTCGCGCACCGCTCCCGGCATCGGGTCGCCGAATCCTCAAACCCACACGACGTCGCGGCGGGCGCGTCAGGGCAGCGAGCCGCTCCTGAAGGACATTCCGTCAAACCCCACGGGTCGGTGCTGAGGTTCTCCGGTAGCGTAGCCCCGGTTTCGCCCCGCCGCCTGTTGGCGCGCTTCGGCGCTGACGGGTCCGCGTGGCGGCCCGCACCGCTACCGCGCCGCGCGGTCGGCGAGCGCCTGGCGCGCCGCGTTGTAGCCGGGGATGAAGGTGATCCCCGGGCCGCCGTGGCAGCCCGCGCTGCCCAGGTACAGGCCCTCGATCGGAATCGGCTGGCCGAGGAATCCCCGCGGGCCGGGCCGGTTGGGTCCGATCTGATTGGCGTTCAGCAGCCCGTGGCAGTAGTCGCCGCCCGGGGCACCGAACATCACGCCCATGTGCTTGGGCGTGAAGGTGGTATGCCGGATGATGCTGCGTTCGAAATTCGGGGCGAGCCTGGTGATCTTGTCGATCACCCGCTGACCCATTTCGACCTTGGCCTGCCCGTAATCCACGTCCCCCTCGATCGGGAAGAACAGCGCGAACGCCGACGCGGCGTGCTTTCCCTGCGGCGCCAGGTCCGGATCGTTCTGCGACGGGATCTGCAGCACCACGGTCGGGTCGGCCGGCACGATTCCGCGCCGCGCGTCCTCCCATTGCTGCTGGACTTCCTCCGGCGTGCAGAACAGGCCGATCGAGGCCTGCATGGCGGGCTCGTTGAGGGCCTCGTACGGCGCGGCGAAGACGGGCGCCTCCTCGAGAGCGAAGTGCATCTGCAGGTAACTGCCGCGGTGGTCGATGCGCGCGTAGCGCTCGCGGATGTCCGCGGGCAGCGCGCCGTGTTCGATCATCTCGTTGAGCGTGACGTCCGGGGCGATGCCGGAGACCACGATCGGGGCGTTCAGCGTCTCGCCCCCCTCGGTGCGCACCCCGGTCACCCGTCCGTCGGCGACCAGGATCTCGGTCACCTTGGTGCGCAAGCGAAGTTCGCCGCCATGGGTTTGCAGCACGTCGCACAGGTGCGCGGTGAGCGCGCCGATGCCACCGCGCAGCTTCTTCATCTGCATGGTGTCGCCGTCGGGCACCCCGAGACCGAAGGCGAGCGCGGCGGCGCTACCCGGCGTGGACGGCCCGCGGTAGAGCGTGTTGACGGCCAGCACCGTCATCGAGCCGCGGATCGCGCCGAACTTCTCGCGGTCCGGCAGGTAGCGGTCCAGCACGTCGGTGACCGAGCCGAACAGCATGTCGTCGATCGCCGAGCGCTCGAATTCGTTTGTCGCGCAGGCATACATCTCGTCGATGCTC
This genomic window contains:
- a CDS encoding condensation domain-containing protein, with translation MFGITTLRDWIPDPGPVICWHATPAANAKACEAPVSTVPPSYQQAQHLRRYSDHRARGLDMSRLMIFTWDIPGRCDVRAMNYAINAHIRRHDTYHSWFECDDAERIVRHTMADPADIELVPVEHAGMTPRELREHISSPHPLQWDCFFFGVVQGADRFTFYASIAHLCVDPMIVGVLFSEIHLMYAALVGGDAPIELPEAGRYGDYCERQRAEMSALTPNSPAVRRWIDFAAGNGGTLPHFPLALGDLSVPYAGRLVTETLMDEHETDRFEAACVAAGARFSGGVFGCAALTQHQLTGAGSFSVVTTTDTRRTPTELMTTGWFTGLVPVSVPDAAGHFDDVARCAQVSFDSGIELATVPFDRVLQLAPPQAGLGRPRPGNFVMSFLDASIAPLSSVANSDLNFRIYDEGRVSHQVSMWVTRLQQETKVTVLFPDNPIAGQSIAGYVAAMKSVYARVANCRRGSRPFAQSRAS
- a CDS encoding GAP family protein, with the translated sequence MWITVLILAGSVIFEPIRLGLVVLLLSRKRPLRQLLVFCCGGLTMGSGVGLVVLFVLRAAPVFGHVSVAQVQLASGFVALLIAAAIAANTVRHKPVRRSPANAEAAGGGVALLERTQPGALAKLTGRARAFLQGDSLRVAWVSGLGAALPSANYMASMAAILASHAGAVTQAQAVVAYNLVAFTVAEIPLVSCLLAPRRTRASMVALQTWLRSRTRGDIAALIATGGAAMLALGLTSL
- a CDS encoding PE-PPE domain-containing protein, whose translation is MLAVSMTFGDGVASADTALIVPGTAPSPYGPLRSLYHFNPATAPQIDANYYSPDATRRVISYPASFWPVTGLNSPTVDSSVNTGTNNLDAAIRGTGGPISVAGLSQGTLALDREQARLARDPGAPPPDQLTFIKAGDPNNLLAKAFGPGAHVPIIDYTVPQPVESQYRTVNIVGQYDPFSDPPNHPGNLLADLNAICAGGYYGHSATAFSDPSRVAPWDIRRETNSLGGTTTTYFIRNPQLPLARALVDGAGMPPEAVGPIDAALRPLIDRAYDPGPAHNPVQIINGIAHIPTIFTAVNVPLRATSWGLNAASGALGVANAARGVGALTSGPRVGPRVGPKLIKGKGLLPTAARLLLRSKR
- a CDS encoding RND family transporter, with the translated sequence MSRRTANSGQPGPDQSVGLFPRLGGWIARWPWLVIALWAALVGVLSLTLPSLQEISQRHPVDMLPNDAPVLVATENMTKVFHEPASESIAVVLLSDAKGLSPADEDTYKRLAADLRADTRDVVMLQDFVSTPPLRELMTSKDRQAWILPVGLPGELSSPQSKQAYARVTGIVERTVAGTTLRANMTGPAATVADMNLTGQRDRTRIELAIVVLLFVILLVIYRNPVTMALPLIMIGVSVAVAQRLVAMVGLAGLGIANQTTIFMSGMMVGAGTDYAVFLISRYHDYLRDGLDSDQAVIRALASIGKVIAASAATVAVTFLGMIFAQLGILKSAGPVLGISVIVVFTAAVTLLPALLVLAGRRGWIAPRRDLSRRMWRRSGIQIVRKPKAHLLASVLVLAILAGCAGLAHYNYDERQALPASAASSVGYAALDRHFPPNLIIPEYLVIQSPHDLRTPRALADLEQMAQRVSQVPGVASVRGITRPTGQSLEQARTSWQAGEVGDKLDQGSRQITDHTGDLDKLAGGANLMAGKLSDVRTQVNQAVSAVSGVVDALGFLQNAFGGNRALAELDGAEKLVSGMRSLGDAIGANSNFVANNSEWAAPVLGALDNSPMCSAEPACVNARTELQRLVTARDDGTLGKISELARQLKATQAVQSLAATVSGLRRALSTAIGAMGSLGMGTPGGMRAKINFLQQGTNTLADGSRQLADGVAQLVDQVKKMGFGLGEASAFLMGMKNDATTPAMSGFYIPAQALSYATGAGDRPAALPGEVQGLLGGTNTEQLRKFAAAFVSPDGHAVRYLIQTDFNPFSGAAMDQVSAMMSAAAGAQPNTTLADAAVSTVGLPVFVKETRDYYGHDLRLIIMMTVGVVLLILIALLRAVVAPLYLIGSVIVSYLSALGIGVIVFQFLLGGEMHWSVPGLTFVILVAVGADYNMLLISRMRDESKLGMRSGVIRTVGSTGGVITAAGLIMAASMFGLVFASLTNVIQSGFVLGAGLLLDTFLLRTVTVPAIAVLVGQANWWRPTGWRPIVRRPRRRRGPRSRKPLLPDSERSPRWMLDDLVGFSPHEGLRL
- a CDS encoding condensation domain-containing protein — its product is MRIGALHVCTVDEWQPTPGALFSWGPTASSRAKALDAPVSEVPPSYVQARHLRSLRDQAGRGLDHSRLLIASVEVAGRCDLRAMSYVINTHLRRHDTYRSWFEYQSDSPDGGRFVRHTIADPTDIEFVLTDHGELGSAALCDHIVAIPDSLHWECFGFGIIQRAETFTFFASIDHLHADGHFVGMGLMEFQAMYAELIRGNPPVDLPPAGSYDDFCLRQRAHTGALTADSPQVRAWADFAERNDGTFPRFPLPLGAQSAPYDGDLISMTLLDEGQTERFETACVGAGARFVGGMFACIALALNELTGAPTYYGITPVDTRSTQADLTTQGWFTGQIPVTVPVAGLSFSEIAQRAQASFDSGTELARVPFERVVELEPSLRPPPPLFSLVNFFDAQASPLSMMTKLLEGMTVGAHSDGRVTYPLSTMVGRYDETAASVLLPGNAVARDSVGRYLAAIKSASVRIADGGRDEREHVVARAFTPNRVLTLER
- a CDS encoding phytoene desaturase family protein, encoding MTDYDAIVIGAGHNGLTAAVLLQKAGLRTVCLDPKLYAGGMASTVELFDGYQFEIAGSVQFPTSQVVVDELGLDTLPTIDLDVMSVAVRGVGDDPLVQYSDPIKLFNHLNEVHGADAVNGMAGLMAWSQGPTRALGRFEAGTPPKSIDEMYACATNEFERSAIDDMLFGSVTDVLDRYLPDREKFGAIRGSMTVLAVNTLYRGPSTPGSAAALAFGLGVPDGDTMQMKKLRGGIGALTAHLCDVLQTHGGELRLRTKVTEILVADGRVTGVRTEGGETLNAPIVVSGIAPDVTLNEMIEHGALPADIRERYARIDHRGSYLQMHFALEEAPVFAAPYEALNEPAMQASIGLFCTPEEVQQQWEDARRGIVPADPTVVLQIPSQNDPDLAPQGKHAASAFALFFPIEGDVDYGQAKVEMGQRVIDKITRLAPNFERSIIRHTTFTPKHMGVMFGAPGGDYCHGLLNANQIGPNRPGPRGFLGQPIPIEGLYLGSAGCHGGPGITFIPGYNAARQALADRAAR